A window of Bradyrhizobium diazoefficiens genomic DNA:
GGCTTTCGCAAGATCTACGGTCAGGCGCAGGACAGGCTGGTCGATTTCTGGGCGCATTTCGGCGCCAAGCCGCTCGGCCATAATCGCAAGATCACCTTCTCGGATTTTTCCTACACGGAAATGCTGCTGGAGATCGAGCCGGGTCCGGATGCGATCACGCTGGACAGCGATCCCTATGTGATCATCCGTCCGGAGGGCGATTGGGACCGGCCGGGCGTGCTCGACGTCTCGGCGGGGCGGGCGGTGAGTTCACCGCTGCGGGACCTCGCGCTCGCCGACCGTTGAAATCGGTCCAGCTCGGCGCAACACAATGCTGGCTTCCATCCACGATGATCCGCCGATCCTGGTCTGCGCGGATCTCCAGATCGAATATCTGACCCCGGGGCGCCGCCACGTCATCCTCGGCGGCGACGCCGCCACGGCGCGCTGCCTGGAACTCTTGACGTTGTGGCGCGGCAATCTGTGGCCGGTGATGCACCTGAAGCGCATCGCGCAGGCTGCCTGGTTCAATCCGGCATCCAGGCTGACCGATTGGATCGCGGAGACGAAGCCGCGGCCGGGGGAGCTGACGTTCGAGCATCCGCTGCCGTCCGCCTACAGCTCGTCGCGGTTTGTGGACTACATGTCCAATATCCGCAATGTGCGCTGTATTTTGATCGGTTTTTCCCTGGACGAGACCATTCTGGCTACCGCCGTCGACGGGTTTCACCGCAGCCATCGCTACCAGGTGGTCACTGACGCCGTAGCTTGCCGGCAGCCGGGCACGGGCGATGCCGCCGCCT
This region includes:
- a CDS encoding isochorismatase family protein translates to MLASIHDDPPILVCADLQIEYLTPGRRHVILGGDAATARCLELLTLWRGNLWPVMHLKRIAQAAWFNPASRLTDWIAETKPRPGELTFEHPLPSAYSSSRFVDYMSNIRNVRCILIGFSLDETILATAVDGFHRSHRYQVVTDAVACRQPGTGDAAAYKHAVVNVIGNFATVQSSAELIGTSGAVAV